One genomic segment of Paraburkholderia caffeinilytica includes these proteins:
- a CDS encoding fumarylacetoacetate hydrolase family protein yields MKLASLRGKHPDGVLIVVSRDLRLAVSAGAIVPNLRTALDDWERTQPALAALYDALNGGRAPEAFSFDPYACTAPLPRTHQFIDASAFLNHGRIMTQAYHPEKKSDASIPILIQRQGDDFAGPHDDYPFPNEADNCDFEGEVGVVLGDTPIGTRANDALSHIRLLVLFNDVSMRKHLFRELGMGFGFILAKPATAFAPVALTPDELGDAWQDGRVHLDMNVQRNGEPFGHPNGREMSFGFHELIEYITYNRNLRAGTIIGSGTFSNLDYRSAGSACLAEQRAIEAIETGESSTPWLRFGERLRFEMLDRDGQSLFGAIDHRFVQAVQTVQAGVRT; encoded by the coding sequence ATGAAACTCGCATCGCTTAGAGGCAAACATCCTGACGGAGTGCTAATCGTCGTGTCGCGCGATCTGCGTCTCGCGGTCAGCGCTGGCGCCATTGTACCGAATCTGCGCACCGCGCTGGACGACTGGGAGCGCACCCAGCCTGCATTAGCTGCGCTGTACGACGCGTTGAACGGCGGGCGCGCACCCGAAGCGTTCAGCTTCGACCCGTACGCGTGCACTGCCCCGCTGCCCCGCACCCATCAGTTCATCGACGCTTCGGCCTTCCTGAACCACGGCCGGATCATGACGCAGGCTTACCATCCCGAGAAGAAGTCGGACGCCTCGATTCCCATTCTGATCCAGCGTCAGGGCGACGATTTCGCCGGGCCGCACGACGATTACCCGTTCCCCAACGAAGCGGATAACTGCGACTTCGAGGGAGAGGTCGGTGTCGTACTCGGCGACACGCCGATCGGCACGCGGGCAAACGACGCGCTTTCGCACATCCGGCTACTCGTGCTCTTCAACGACGTCAGCATGCGCAAGCATCTGTTCCGCGAACTCGGGATGGGTTTCGGCTTCATTCTCGCGAAGCCGGCGACGGCCTTTGCTCCCGTTGCGCTCACGCCGGACGAGCTCGGCGATGCATGGCAGGACGGACGCGTGCATCTCGACATGAATGTCCAGCGCAACGGCGAACCCTTCGGTCACCCGAACGGCCGCGAAATGAGTTTTGGCTTTCACGAGCTGATCGAATACATCACTTACAACCGTAACCTGCGCGCCGGCACGATTATCGGCTCAGGGACTTTTTCGAACCTCGACTACCGCAGCGCCGGGTCCGCGTGCCTCGCCGAACAGCGCGCGATCGAAGCGATCGAAACCGGTGAGTCGTCAACACCGTGGCTGCGCTTCGGCGAGCGTCTGCGCTTCGAGATGCTGGACCGCGACGGCCAATCCCTATTCGGAGCGATCGATCATCGGTTCGTGCAGGCAGTGCAGACCGTTCAGGCAGGAGTACGCACATGA
- a CDS encoding SDR family NAD(P)-dependent oxidoreductase, translating to MMPTTAPDAHPVAVVTGATGGLGAQICHALAQAGFRVAAGYRSSTGTAQALVEQLPGTGHCALAAPVTDSAALARLADDIESRYGRCDVLVNCAGTTRFVAHDDLDGLDDALIDDVLATNVRGPFAMVRALARLLKCSDLPGGAVVVNISSIAAQTAMGSNVIYCASKAALDNLTKSLARALSPAIRVVSVSPGLVDTEFVKSMDQAWRDEQASRTPLGRLAQPEEIAFAVLAAIRDLRFTTGCVLPVDGGRPLR from the coding sequence ATGATGCCGACCACCGCTCCCGACGCACACCCGGTCGCCGTCGTCACCGGCGCAACCGGCGGCCTTGGCGCGCAGATCTGCCACGCGCTTGCGCAAGCGGGCTTTCGCGTCGCCGCCGGTTATCGCAGCTCGACCGGCACAGCCCAGGCGCTGGTCGAACAACTACCCGGAACGGGGCACTGCGCGCTAGCGGCGCCCGTCACCGACAGTGCCGCGCTAGCCCGTCTCGCTGACGACATCGAGTCTCGCTACGGGCGTTGCGACGTGTTGGTGAACTGTGCAGGCACGACCCGCTTCGTCGCGCACGACGATCTCGACGGTCTGGATGACGCGCTAATCGACGATGTCCTCGCCACCAACGTGCGCGGTCCCTTCGCGATGGTGCGCGCGTTGGCGCGTCTGCTCAAATGCAGCGACCTGCCAGGCGGCGCTGTGGTGGTCAACATCTCGTCGATCGCCGCGCAGACCGCGATGGGCAGCAACGTGATCTATTGCGCGTCGAAAGCCGCGCTCGATAACCTGACGAAGTCGCTCGCGCGTGCACTCTCGCCGGCGATCCGCGTGGTGTCCGTTTCGCCTGGTCTGGTCGATACCGAATTCGTCAAATCGATGGACCAGGCCTGGCGCGACGAGCAGGCGAGCCGCACGCCGCTCGGCCGCCTGGCGCAGCCCGAAGAGATCGCGTTCGCCGTGCTCGCCGCGATACGCGACCTGCGCTTCACCACCGGATGTGTGCTGCCCGTCGACGGCGGCCGTCCGCTTAGATAA